Genomic DNA from Porites lutea chromosome 4, jaPorLute2.1, whole genome shotgun sequence:
GTTCCAGAGATTAGAGTACCAAACCCATATTCTGCGAGTCCACGGACTAGAATGCCCTTAGAGACTTTCCCGGGGGATGACAAATGCAGGTGATTTGAACCTCGGTAACTCGAAGTTCATGAGAactctagcctgtgtacagccacccccttccctcaaaaaataattttgtttgaggggagggggcggctgtacacagccTGGATAACTTGAAGCAAAGTGTATTTCTCTCAGACTTTCTCCATACGTTTGCTTTAATTTTACCCTTAAATCGAAGGTTCGCAagctcaaaataattttattttcctttaggtctttttctttgtaattataTCATCAAGGACTAAACGGTGTTATGAGTGTGATTAGTGATTACATCGAAGTGCAGAATAATAGTCATTTTAGTGCATGCTGCGCTTCACACCTACTTTACAAAACCATTCACTCTGTGAATACCGGTACccttttcttctttaaaaaactGATTTCATGGCGTTTTAAAAGCATTCTTATGTAGAATACACAAGTATAGTAACTAAAATATTGGCTGGTTTTCTACGATACCTTTTTTGTGTTTACCCCCTGATAACTTTAACCTCCGATACTGGAACTGTCAGCGTTTGTTTGTGATATTTTGTGTCTTTGAATGTTCTAGTTATTGAAAGTAAGACTTAGAACCAAAGCCCCTTATACAAACTTGTAGGGATTATGCTGCCCTTTAATGCTAAAATGTAAAAAGCTAATTGTTTTAATTAGAACGGAgtatcaacctcgtccccagggcttttcccttaaaaaatgggaaagggaaaagccctggagacgaggttgacGGAGTATGGGCTCCTGTAACGGTAGGTTATAAACAGGTCTTTCAGGACTGCTGAGACAGGAACTGACAGTTGAGACTGTATCTAACTACCATCTCCGTGCGACTGCCACTTCACATATTCACGTCTGTTCTGGCCTCCCCATAGCCTGTCAGGCGTACTTAAATTTAGACATCTGAACTGgataatttttatgtattcCCAGACCACCTCCCTATAACCAACACGAACCCGAATCCAAGTCTGGTATTCCCGCTTGTTACCATTGCGATCCTGCTAATGACTATACTTATCAGTTTGCCTCGTTCAATTATTTTTCTATTGCAGTTACAGGTTCCCTTATTGCAAACTTGGCTGTTGCCGACTTGAGTGTAGGTATCCTGTGCATTCCCTTCACGGTCCTTTATTATGAGTTTACCTATTGGCCGTTTGGCTTCGCTTTGTGCAAGATCAttcctgctacgcaggctatatgcATCATGGCGTCCATTGGAACTTTAACAGCGATAAGTATCGGTGAGTTTTAATTTCAGGTACAGTCTATCGTCTTGCCTTGCTGATACCGGCATAATATGACAGACCCCTGCTAACAAGGAAAGCAGCTAAACCCTCGGCAAAAAGTATCTTCCGATGTTTGGCTggtgaaataattttaaattgctatcaaaaaaaataatttgcttcaTGTCTCAGCGGTTTCCGCATTAACTCTTTAAGTCATACgagtgaccaacattaattcTCTGTTAACTTTATCAATGCATCCCCAAGAGAAATGATTAAACGAATTAAcgaaatgatcacctaagggagATACTTTGATCTTTAAACAAGTTTTCTCACCAAATTATTCGCCGAAATATATGTAGATCAGTCTAGAAAtgttgtatgtggatattggagcTTACAATTTAACGAAAGTTGGCTGTGATCGCTAAGGCCGGAAAAACGTTGATGATACAGCTTCGTGATTCCTTTAGTCGAAGAAACCTTTAACAATTTTACATtagaaaagtaattaaaaatattggaatctgtgattttttttttcatttagaacGTTACAAAGCCATTGCGTATCCATGGGAACCACGCTTCTCAATTTACCAGGTTCGTTTCGTTATCGCAATCGTCTGGCTGATTGCAATTCTAGTTGGTCTTCCCTTTTTTGCAGTCATGCAATTGAAAGATAGTGAAGGCGACGTGTTGTGTGTGGAGAATTGGCCGATAGAGTTTTTCAAAGACGTATATACGTTGCTTTCATTTTGCCTAACGTACGCCATCCCTTTGCCGTTGATAGCTGTGCTGTATACAACTGTTGTAGCTAAGTTGAATAAGGCAGCAAGAGAAACGTCGGACAGCGAGGGATTCAGAACAGCAAAAGCTAAAGGAAAAGTGATACGAATGCTGATCATGGTTGTGGTGTTCTACTTCTTATGCTTTTTACCTTACCACTGTACATTTTTATGGATTGAATTCGGAGGTGGAGATTCATACAAGTAAGTGCAATCTCAATACCCTCCATCTTGACAAAGTAGTTTCGCAAGATATGTCCATtcaacctcgttctcagggtCCTTTCTCGCCACGGAGGccgagtaggagaggaccctgggaaggAGGTTGAAGTCCATTGTAACAATATTTAGACTGATTACAAATGCGCTTATGCCTTTGAGATGCAAGAAAAGGCTGTTTCACATAAATTGGTAGATTATTAGTGTCATTTTAATATAGACATTAAAGAAAAGGGGTCCAAAGATGAACCCCTGCTGCTCTTTAGAGTAAAGACATGCTCTTTAGATGACGGCGAAATAGTGACTTAAACAAGGAACACTGTTATCACTGTACTTGCTTTGAGGTCCGATTGGTCCATTTGTATTATATTATAATTGGctgaaataaataatacaaatagAATATACGTACTCACAAGCTGTAATCTCGTTTCAGGGGCATATGGCTACTGCTATCCTATTGCCACGTTTTGGTGTATTCAAACAGTGCAGTAAATCCTGTCTTGTACGGTTTTCTAAGTAAGCAGTTCCGTAGAGGATTCGTCCGCCTCGTTCCATGCTGCCGACTATGGAGGAAGAAAGCCAAGCCGTCAAGGTCAATGTTCTTCCAGTCTACTTACAATGATCGTACTAAATATCAAACCGCTGTGTCTCAATGCGAGTCAGATGTTTAGCTTGACTCAGTAACAGCCTTTAAAATTAGTAAAGGCACTCCTCCGTGCTGCGATCTTTTCAGACTTGCTAACATTTGGCTGAGGATAAAAAGAGATCCAAGTTACGAAAACATTATGTGAATGCGTTATAAGAAttctaaaattttaaagaattagttTCCATCTCAGATATCCTTTTAACCTTAACTACATGCAATTTAGTAACACGAGCATAGGGTTTCTGATCTTGTCTCTTTGATCTTTGACATAGTTGATTCAAACAGGGAGGCTTTTGGTAACTCTTGAACAAAATTTGTTCAAGAGACTTACAAAACTTTGGGCTTAAGGCTttacaaaaaacctaatatAAAAACTTTATATCTAAGCATGTTAATCTCCCCAAGAACTATTAAGCGTTGTTTTATTTCACAATTTACAATTCAATTTTATTAGGCTGCGACCCCTTAGCGTACTGCACTATGGTCAGGAATATGTTAGCTGCTTTAAGTCATTACTCATACTGTGTTATTTACATACCATACGCTCATACGTACATACGTCTTACGTCATTCACTAGGTATGCATTCGCCAACTCCGTTTCAAACGTATCAGAGGGACGAGTTACAGTTTGCCAATCAGTTTCCGTCTGGATATGAAGACCAACACAACAAGGAGAAAATGACCTAGGTTTTTCTTGAGTTTTTGTTACTCTTACGCTCTTGCTATCTGTGGAGTGTTTCAGGGTTGTAATTAGAACGTTATTTTGATGAAGTACATGAAAGGGCAACTCAGACGCGAGGTGTCCAGTCCTTTGTTGTTAACAAGACGTTAGGGGCACTGTGTCAATTTGTCATATTTAAAAGCCTTCTACATTTAATTATCACTGCATAGGCATTACCCTAAACATGCAAAAAGCAATGCAATATCATGCAGATTTCAATTGAACCCACGACCATTGTCTAATGTTAAATACACCGTGAGGATTTCATTTTTTAGCAGGGTTTGAGGGAGCTAACACTGCTTTACTTGGTAGCGGAAAAGGGAAAGCTAGTGTTTTTAAACACTTGCGCCTCCTTGATTTTCCCCTTGAGGAAGAGCCGGAAGTTTTTTTGCACCCCACCCCCACTCCCCTGCATGGTATAATGTTGAAAAGTGTATTGTCATCCAAACCCTCTTTGAACCATCATTATCTTGCTAAGCAAATAACGTTTTTGTTATGCTTAATGTTTTCGTTTTCGGCCTTAACAACACACTTCATAACTTACGTGAGTATAATGCGTACAACGCAAATTGTTTACGTTTAGTACAGATACGGCCAAAATATTCCATAGTCTTATGCTTAGTATATTAAAAGAAGCAAGAAGGAAATTCATATTGATGTGAAGAATCTGAcattgaaatatatatttttggatATGTATGTAAGTAGGTGCTGCATGTTTTTCTAACTGACAAGTAACGAAAATGTCAATAGAAAATCTGGAACGAGATTACGTACGCGCATCATATAAACAAACGAAGCATTTAAGATGCCCTTACATGAGAATAAAGATTCAAAAAGCCGTTTGATCATTTAGGGAATAAGAATACATATGATGTCTTATTACGCAAAAGAACTTTGTTTTGATTGAGAAAGGTTTCAACTTATATTAACTTTTACAACTgccaaaataaaatattttgaaattagaAAATGCTTGTctcttctttattttgtaacaattttatttcattttttggttaGTTAGTCTTATAATACCATGGTATTAATCGTGTGGCGTAGTTAAGACCACTCTCAACTATCAATTAACCCTGACTGAAATTTTTAAAGATTGGCAGGTCGTGTTTTCGTAAATTCTGTATAATCTGTAGCAGCTAGTAACAAACGGGTCTTGAACATAAGCTGCGAGAATATTGCTTGGTTATCGACAGCTCATAAGTCCACCGCTGCGCGTTTACGATCAGTACGCTTTTTCACGAAGAAAAGCAGGTCATAGCACTAAGGACACCCTTCAATAGTTTTGACAGGCGAATAATCTTCCGAAGAAAAACAATATCTTATTTGTTTACAGCTACTGCAAAattaccatggcaaccttcGATCGATAAGTAATCAGCCTTATATATTCGATTTCGCAGGAATTCCAGTACGGTGAAGAGATGTCTAACAAGTCCAACTGCAGCATGGGGTTGATTTGATGACCACTGCTGTGCCCAAACCAGGAGGTTGTCTTTATTCTTTCATCCCGCAATGTGAAGTTTCGCCCCAtataaggtaatccaagacagtcttggattctggattttacgctgtggattccggttTCTTGACAAAGGATTCCGGATTCGAATCGCTTGtggaattccggattcctaTAGCTGAATTCCGGATCCCAGAGTCcggaattccggattccacaagcaaaaattacccGGTTTCTGGAATCTGGATTACCTTATGTGGGGCGAGAAGTTAATTCTCTTCAGCAATAACCATGACTCTTTATAAGCGCACGTTATAGGGATTCTTCTCTGATCCCAAGTATTCTGTATATTCATTTTGCCCCACGCCTCCTTAAAAACTACTTTTGATTAATATTTGCCTGAAAAAGAACGGCGGAATCGATTGATGCTGATGTTCTAGGTAAAAAATTGAGAAATATCTACATACAAAGAACCGTTCATGCAGGGCAGAGTTGTTTTGCTATTTACGAGAGTAGCTCAGCTCAGTACAGCTAGAGACGCGCAAAATGTAGTTAGGAGTACAGGCGAAACAGCAAACTCAAGTTTAGTAGTTAgggtaattttgtttttgcaattaTTTCTGCATTTGGCGGAAACAGAACATACGTTTAAAAATCCCTACGATGTATAAaatgttttggaaaatttaataCTCACTATTCAAGCTACATAGGTAAagtttgaaatatgttttctaTAGATTTTAAATCACACATCTCATGCAATAAAAAGTTACTCACGTCCTAGAGTGTACATATGCTTGGCAAATGATTTCGCAGCAAGAGATTCTTGATTTCTTTGCTTTATCTACTCCAACCATTTATTGCCTAAAAGGATTAGAGGGTCCCCAAAACTTCTCCAATCCCCTCATCCCGGCCAGTAATCCCGATGGTCTGATTTGCGGCACCCCTCAAACACCCCCACACGTCCCCCGCAGTTTGCTTTGTAATACAGAATCCTGCAGGCAAAAAGCAAGCTGCTAGCTGTGTACAAtcaatctgaacgcctggaacaaaTTTGCCTTTTCTTGTTCCCGTCTGGCGACCTAAGTACTGCTAAAATTTGCTTTGaaatattcattttatgaatcAGATATAACGAGtgtacaaaaaatgaaaaaaaaaaagataagacATGAGAAAGGTTAGTTGATATTTGTAAATTAGCTTACAAATCTTTTCTAACTCAAACCGCCTCTATCCCTTGTAAAAGTCAGGAAAAATGGCTGACAGACTGCAACTTTTGTGACTTTGACACGATTGATTGGGGTAATTCATATACCCTTGCTTTCCTATGTACCAACGAATCTAAATTACGTGTATTTCAATTTAAACTTCTGCATAGAAAATTGGCAACgaactatttcctttttaaaattggaatcaaatctaatgatcaatGCAGTTTCTGTAAAGAAAGCTCGGAAACTCTTTTGCACCTCTTTTGGGAATGCCCTTTCGTTAAATCTTTTTGGAATGAAATCAGTAACTGGATGAAAAAAAGCTCTTGCTTTCTTAACGAAGAATTCTCCTTTTTGACTTGCATAGGCCTCGTGAACGATACTACAAACCTGCTTTTCCATCATGCACTTTTAATCGCGAGGTATCACATCTATTTCTCCAACCAAAAAGGCTTTAACCCTTCATGGGAACTCTTTTTTCGAACCTTTCTAAATTGTCTTGATTATGAAAGACGTTATGCCATTAAAACTGGGACTTTAAgaaatttcaatgcaaaatggGGAGCGTTTATCCAGGAAAATGATCTTTAGTCTTATTTCCTTTGTCGAGATGTACGGAGAACAGCAATCGCGCTAACTCTCTAGAGGCTCTTTCAGGACGTTTCTAGGCGGATAATCAGTAATCGTGCGTGGTgcgtgtgtgtgcgtgtgtggGTGTGTGGGTGTGTGCGCGTGAGTATGCAAAAACTACTTAAGTAACTTTCGCTACTCTGTATTATATATCTGAACTGTTAAGTAATTACTGTATAGTAGCAATGTAATCATGTATCTATATGCTTTATATGTAAGTAATGTAAATAAGTGacgcaaataaataaattaattaattaaaaaaaaaaaaaaaaaaaaaaaaaaaagacatgagaaagagagagaaagagagagagaaggAAGGCTAGTAAGAATCCAATTGGTTGATTTATCTCATcagttgcttttgttttttgttcaaggGAAAGTACACGCTTCTGTCCCGCATCTAAGTTAACTTCAGGAGCGATACTTGGCACTTCCCGTTGTGTTAAAGCACGCGGCACAGCACTTAGTAGTTCCAGGAAAGAGAAAAGAATTTGACCGCGCGCCGTGAAATCAAAATTATTCGCGATAAATTGTGTTTTGATAAAAGCTTTGGGCAagctgaaaatggcttagaacgcggttttgttaaacacggtcttaactccgtttaaataactggcccttaagcattttttcaaagtttttcgaAGTGAACTGGACAGTACTTCGACCTTCTATAAAATAGCTGAAATCAGGCCCCACTCTATCGCACCGCGCTGAAGGAACTTTATAGGGCAACATTTCTCCCTTAGACTACAAATAAATTTACTGagagaagaggaagaaaaatagttggTGTCATGTTATTACGCAAGCGACCTTTCCATGAAATCCAGTCACGCCCCCGTTTTAGCTCGTTTTATGAGTccagtaaaaaataattttacaatacAATCAGCGGTGATAAACGAGGTAAGCCACCCCACTTTTACAATGAAGAAAACGACATTAACAGTACTTTAATGGTACTCGGTTCCCTTGAAATGAAACCCGTCTGTTGTCAGTGCCGTACATAATTATAGAATAGTTCAATAGTTGTCAAAAATTGTAATAAACAAGGttactctctttttttatttctataagaatatatcTTATAAGAATATTCAGGCTGAAATTTCTGAAGTTTTAACTGAatgttttaagaataaaccgGAGGCTGAGAATTTGAAAAGGACTCAAATTTTTGTGTGAAAATCTGTACATACAGTTCAATTTATGTTTTGACTTAACCGTAGAAAATTATTCCATTATACGCCGCTGAGTTTACGGAGCATTGGCCGATTTTTCTCTACTCCCTTCATCTAAATGACAAGCTGTTACTCGGAAAAAGAAACTCTTTCCGCCAGGTGACTTCATCTGCCGAGACATAGCGGAAGAAAAACTCTGAAAATATTGGTTGTACGTGAGCAATCTTTACACAAACTCAACGTCGTTCAATGGCGTGTAATCACGTTTCATCGTCCGTTACATTTCTGTCACAATTATTTCCGGTCTGAGATACCCCGGTAGTCACAGTGAGTACAGTGTATACCTGGAGTGTCTGAACattttttgtactgtttttgaCTTTCAAGTTTCAAATGAAAGAATGACGGCAATCCACAGAACCACCCCAACTTAGCCGGTACTATGTAGTAAACACCAAATATTGACTAAAAcctttcactttcaaaattaCCGAAAATCACTGCCAACGAGAACTCTGTATTTGTGACGTCAAATGTGTACAGTATTTCAGCATTCCTCGCGCCTCCTGGGTAGCAAGTACACGATTAAACTTCCTATATGTTGCGTAATTAAAATGACTATGAATTGCTCAATATCATAGAGATTTTCTGTCAATTTAGATTATTTAAAGACTTAAATTGTCGCTTTGACATTCATTTTGGAGTCGCAGTCGCTAGAGACCGCATCAACAGTCCCTTAACATCAAGAAGCATGAACCTGTTGTTGATATTTATGTTGTCAGCATTACTGACCTTACAGTACGCAAGATGTCCGCCACACGAAAAGGACAAGGGTTGTGCGTTCAACTCGACGGGTCTGCAGAGCACTTCAGCTGGAATCCTCGGCACGAGGAACGCTCGTAACCAATTTGCAGCTGTGGACATCAAACATATTTACGTAAACGATTACGGAGAAGAGGACACTAAGAAACAATTGAGAGTCACGCTCAGCAAAGGTGAGGACAAATGGATTTATTTTTGGACGTCTTTCAACAGCGAGGCCAATCCTAGAACTTTGTATATTCGCTTCGACGGTGAACAAGTTTTGGCGTCAATTGCGAGTTATTCTGTCTTCTATAATTCGATCACCGTGACAACTAGTAGAAAATGGTCTTGCCTGCACTGGTCTTTGAACAAAGGCCAATACGGTTACGGGGATTTTTCGTCTTATTCAGACTATCGCCGCAGTTCTGGGTTTGAATTTTACACTGACAAAGTTGATATTCGAGTGTTGCCAGACAACATACCATTGGGGCCTTCAAAGGACCTTGAATGCTTCGACAAACAGTTTCCCTCATTGAAGACGGCTACCAAAAACAGACTCCGCGTTAATATCACCAAaatgttttacaaaaaaattggaatttccaAATGGTGTTGTAAGGATGTAAAGGAAGAAAATACTGTTATAGACCTTACAGAAGGCCAACTAAAGATAATTTCGCTGAAATATGTATCAATAACTGATAAGATTGGTGCGTCCAAAGAACTGAAAAGGCGATTTAGGGATGAAAATCCACGAAATTTAACTATGATGTTCAGTAATGGTATCTTGTATGCTGGCATGGCGAAGTTGAAGGAAACCGCTTACCACACCGGCAAGCAATGGTTCTACGATTCTTCATGGGAATGCGTGAACATTACCATAGCAACGAAGGGCAGAATTGTGGATACCGCAAGTAGATTGGACTTTTTTAGCTACTATAGCAACGCCGGTCCTGTTACAACCATACAGAGAAGAACAGACTATGTGTTGCTGGACGTTCAATCGTCACATGCTGAACTCTTGTCATCCTCTGTAACGGTTTTCATGATTGGGCTAATCGCAGGTCTGCGAAATACGCTCAATATGTAATGTGAATTTAAAGAGTATTTTATGATGCGATGCAGATGCTCTTTTATTACTGTTTAAGGAGCGCTACTCAGTGGCGGATTCAGAGATTTTAGAAGGGtggcccggtcatccagaccctgagactattgggggggggggagggtcttTCGGCCCAGTCTAAAAATAGAAGGGGCAGGCCCCCCCGGCCCCtcctctggatccgccactgctagTAGTTAGAATCAACCTATTCCACCTGCGTGGTTGAATATTTTGCTGGTGCCCTAAAAGGGATATCCTGTGCCACGTAGACGAAACTAAGCGTTTGTTTTACCTTCTGAATTAGATAAAACCTCTAATTGCGCAACTGGTGCAGGGCAGATATAAcggaaattattattttaaatttataattccactcttttttttttataagaaagttgtttttcctgcacaggctgaatattcttatttgtCGGc
This window encodes:
- the LOC140932784 gene encoding neuropeptide FF receptor 1-like isoform X1 translates to MDPTNASIINRTTTASVAGMDYIKEPLASKYLRLIVYSVIFLLTITGNALVLAVVYKIRELHTVTGSLIANLAVADLSVGILCIPFTVLYYEFTYWPFGFALCKIIPATQAICIMASIGTLTAISIERYKAIAYPWEPRFSIYQVRFVIAIVWLIAILVGLPFFAVMQLKDSEGDVLCVENWPIEFFKDVYTLLSFCLTYAIPLPLIAVLYTTVVAKLNKAARETSDSEGFRTAKAKGKVIRMLIMVVVFYFLCFLPYHCTFLWIEFGGGDSYKGIWLLLSYCHVLVYSNSAVNPVLYGFLSKQFRRGFVRLVPCCRLWRKKAKPSRYAFANSVSNVSEGRVTVCQSVSVWI
- the LOC140932784 gene encoding neuropeptide FF receptor 1-like isoform X2; this translates as MDPTNASIINRTTTASVAGMDYIKEPLASKYLRLIVYSVIFLLTITGNALVLAVVYKIRELHTVTGSLIANLAVADLSVGILCIPFTVLYYEFTYWPFGFALCKIIPATQAICIMASIGTLTAISIERYKAIAYPWEPRFSIYQVRFVIAIVWLIAILVGLPFFAVMQLKDSEGDVLCVENWPIEFFKDVYTLLSFCLTYAIPLPLIAVLYTTVVAKLNKAARETSDSEGFRTAKAKGKVIRMLIMVVVFYFLCFLPYHCTFLWIEFGGGDSYKGIWLLLSYCHVLVYSNSAVNPVLYGFLSKQFRRGFVRLVPCCRLWRKKAKPSRNSSTVKRCLTSPTAAWG